In Schaalia sp. JY-X169, the following are encoded in one genomic region:
- a CDS encoding ABC transporter ATP-binding protein produces the protein MSNIEPRHQSAPTDPIPPATAPGGVVSSLRGVSRLYGEGETAVAALDGVSVDFYAGQFAAIMGPSGSGKSTMLNVLAGLDAITSGSVSLEGVEFRGLSDDKLTRLRRDRIGFVFQSFNLIPTLDAKANILLPSRLAGHKVDEDLYQMIVSSLGITNRLHHFPSQLSGGQQQRVALARALVAAPAIIVADEPTGNLDSASTDEVLSLLRSAVDDLGQTIIMVTHDHHVAQRSDRVIVVRDGRIAADLWKPSAEQIKQVA, from the coding sequence ATGAGCAACATCGAGCCGCGCCACCAGAGCGCACCAACCGATCCAATTCCACCAGCAACAGCGCCGGGAGGTGTGGTTTCCAGCCTGCGGGGCGTCAGTCGCCTCTATGGCGAGGGCGAGACCGCAGTCGCAGCCCTTGACGGAGTGTCCGTCGATTTCTACGCGGGGCAGTTCGCCGCAATCATGGGGCCCTCGGGCTCAGGGAAGTCCACCATGCTCAATGTTTTGGCTGGTCTTGACGCCATCACTTCCGGCTCTGTGAGCCTTGAGGGCGTGGAGTTTCGGGGCCTCTCGGATGACAAGCTCACCAGGCTGCGCCGCGACCGCATCGGGTTTGTGTTTCAGAGCTTCAATCTGATTCCAACCCTCGACGCCAAGGCCAACATCCTTCTACCCAGCCGACTAGCGGGTCACAAGGTGGACGAAGACCTCTACCAAATGATTGTTTCCAGCCTGGGAATCACCAACCGACTCCACCATTTCCCCTCGCAGCTCTCCGGAGGCCAGCAGCAGAGGGTCGCCCTCGCCAGAGCACTGGTGGCCGCGCCCGCCATCATCGTTGCTGACGAACCCACAGGCAACCTTGATTCGGCCTCGACAGATGAGGTGCTGTCGCTGTTGCGCAGTGCAGTTGATGACCTGGGACAAACCATCATCATGGTCACACACGACCACCATGTCGCCCAAAGGTCCGATCGGGTCATTGTGGTACGTGACGGCAGGATCGCTGCCGACCTGTGGAAGCCCAGCGCCGAACAGATCAAGCAGGTGGCCTGA
- a CDS encoding ABC transporter permease translates to MGPLIRANLKHHARRYTATVVAAAIAVAFVAAALVFGGALNQGIRDQVAGQYTGAAVVVSPDYESAEWPDLSEAVGIVENVPGVTEIYVSSYSGIELDRPDNPWLSAATIGGQRLHTQTLESGTNPTTTTEILVSDGVAQRYELEVGSVLTAKNREGNPLDLTVTGIVQTKQQSIMVSVADVFFTNEGLAAASPGLQPEELLAAGDKAELSSEEQEDLATAVRAALDEGGIEGAVVTTGHDATEESLKAINTSSAALTLMLLLFPVIAATVAMIVIGTTFQVIFRQRERELALLRVIGATGKQVRRLMVMESVAVGLVGSVIGIVVGVLGGSAIASAGGVVSSFAVALTSVSITQVLVLLVTGTLLTTLAGFRPALRASRVAPVQALAGRPETVAQMTRKQVVTGVVSGVLTAVLGGATAYLAFSTTDPDLKMERFPAVLGLAVLTAAALITLLSAVLPLITRAVGKWGTSESYRLAAVNTVRNPGRTAATGIAVFIGVTLISMVTFGAESLRATSAAALDRSAPIDLVVSAPPAGFTDKQLSDLEAIPGLATSVVVDGAPARIEVSEGSEVFGPEGTLVVDSGLDSVMRGSAEALSDGEVLVPAWLVTAATEGSVCVEDTCADVTLIPSEGTAGDDRFVVTPPTATNMGVELAPTQVWMQLEDPGQYADIISQIQESGSDLQIEGAVALRSAIDQIVNILVMVVVGLLAVSVLVALVGITNTLSLSVAERSRENGLLRALGMTRKQVRSMLSWEALLIAVTSTLLGLLAGAYFGAVGFMSLPTGVSESVLAVPWVQWLIIVVVAIGAALVASIVPGRRASRVSPVEALAAE, encoded by the coding sequence ATGGGTCCCCTAATTCGAGCAAATTTGAAGCACCACGCCAGGCGCTACACCGCGACGGTGGTAGCGGCAGCGATCGCCGTGGCCTTCGTTGCCGCAGCCCTCGTCTTCGGGGGCGCCCTCAACCAAGGAATCCGTGACCAAGTCGCGGGGCAGTACACGGGGGCAGCAGTCGTGGTGTCACCCGACTACGAATCTGCAGAGTGGCCCGACTTGAGCGAGGCCGTCGGGATAGTTGAAAACGTCCCAGGTGTCACGGAAATCTATGTCTCCTCATACTCCGGAATAGAGTTGGATCGCCCCGACAACCCCTGGCTGTCAGCGGCAACGATTGGTGGGCAACGCCTCCACACCCAAACCCTAGAGTCCGGCACCAACCCAACAACAACCACGGAGATTCTCGTCAGTGACGGGGTGGCGCAGCGGTACGAACTTGAGGTTGGCTCAGTCCTCACCGCGAAGAACAGGGAGGGCAACCCTCTCGACCTTACCGTCACAGGAATAGTCCAAACGAAACAGCAATCAATCATGGTGTCGGTTGCGGACGTTTTCTTCACTAACGAGGGGCTCGCGGCTGCTTCTCCGGGCCTGCAACCAGAGGAACTCCTAGCCGCCGGGGACAAGGCGGAGCTGTCCTCCGAGGAGCAAGAAGACCTAGCTACCGCAGTACGAGCAGCCTTGGACGAGGGCGGCATTGAAGGCGCAGTCGTCACGACCGGCCACGATGCAACTGAAGAGTCTTTGAAGGCGATCAACACCTCCAGTGCAGCCCTGACACTGATGCTGCTACTGTTCCCGGTCATTGCGGCGACGGTCGCGATGATCGTTATTGGAACGACCTTCCAGGTCATCTTCAGGCAACGCGAACGCGAACTGGCACTCCTTCGCGTCATTGGGGCCACGGGCAAACAGGTGCGCCGACTCATGGTCATGGAGTCGGTTGCGGTGGGCCTGGTCGGCTCTGTCATCGGCATTGTTGTGGGGGTGCTCGGCGGGTCTGCCATTGCATCCGCAGGCGGCGTGGTTTCCAGCTTTGCCGTGGCACTGACATCAGTGAGCATCACCCAGGTCTTGGTGCTTCTAGTGACCGGCACACTGCTCACGACGCTTGCGGGTTTCCGTCCCGCGCTCCGGGCCTCTCGGGTTGCACCGGTGCAGGCTCTGGCTGGCAGACCCGAGACCGTTGCGCAGATGACACGCAAACAGGTGGTGACTGGTGTGGTCAGTGGGGTTCTCACGGCGGTCCTGGGCGGCGCCACCGCGTACCTCGCATTCTCTACGACGGATCCGGATCTAAAGATGGAGAGGTTCCCAGCCGTCCTCGGACTTGCTGTTCTCACCGCTGCGGCACTGATAACCCTTCTATCTGCTGTCCTACCTCTAATTACGAGGGCGGTCGGGAAGTGGGGCACGTCGGAGTCATACCGACTGGCAGCCGTGAATACCGTGAGAAATCCGGGGCGAACTGCTGCCACTGGAATCGCGGTGTTCATTGGCGTCACGCTTATTTCAATGGTGACCTTTGGGGCAGAGTCGCTGCGCGCGACCTCGGCCGCAGCACTGGATCGATCAGCGCCTATTGACCTGGTTGTATCTGCACCACCTGCGGGATTCACGGACAAACAGTTGAGCGATTTGGAAGCGATTCCTGGGCTTGCCACATCAGTGGTTGTCGATGGTGCACCTGCCAGAATTGAGGTTAGTGAGGGGTCTGAGGTCTTCGGACCTGAGGGGACACTGGTGGTTGACTCCGGCCTAGACTCCGTCATGCGTGGCAGTGCCGAAGCTCTGAGTGATGGAGAGGTGCTTGTTCCAGCGTGGCTGGTGACGGCTGCAACTGAAGGATCTGTTTGTGTTGAGGACACTTGCGCTGACGTCACCCTCATCCCTTCGGAAGGAACCGCGGGTGATGATCGCTTCGTTGTAACGCCCCCGACGGCAACCAACATGGGCGTAGAACTTGCCCCCACTCAGGTGTGGATGCAACTGGAAGATCCCGGGCAGTATGCGGACATCATCAGCCAGATCCAGGAATCAGGTTCAGACCTACAGATTGAGGGGGCAGTGGCCCTACGATCCGCAATCGACCAGATTGTCAACATTCTGGTGATGGTGGTTGTGGGCCTGCTGGCAGTTTCCGTCCTGGTTGCCCTGGTTGGCATAACCAACACTCTGTCGCTATCTGTTGCAGAAAGAAGCCGGGAGAATGGGCTGCTGCGTGCTCTGGGGATGACCCGCAAGCAGGTGCGGTCCATGCTCTCTTGGGAAGCGCTGCTGATTGCGGTTACTTCCACGCTGCTGGGACTCCTGGCCGGAGCGTACTTCGGGGCAGTCGGCTTCATGTCACTACCGACAGGTGTCAGTGAGTCTGTGCTTGCGGTGCCGTGGGTGCAGTGGCTGATTATCGTGGTCGTTGCGATTGGCGCGGCGCTGGTGGCGTCGATTGTCCCGGGGCGCCGCGCATCGAGGGTGTCACCGGTGGAGGCATTGGCGGCGGAGTAG